From Vitis vinifera cultivar Pinot Noir 40024 chromosome 3, ASM3070453v1, the proteins below share one genomic window:
- the LOC104878895 gene encoding KRR1 small subunit processome component-like, producing the protein MQCNIIKIGNLVRNKERFVKRRQHLVGPNSSTLKALEILTGCYTLVQGNTVTAMGSFKGLKQVRRVVEDCIQNKMHPVYHVKVNRPAFFDSTLAKLHSLMVVDLLILLFPFKSRP; encoded by the exons ATGCAATGCAATATCATCAAGATTGGAAACCTTGTTCGCAATAAG GAAAGATTTGTTAAGCGTAGGCAACATCTTGTGGGCCCCAACTCTTCCACTCTAAAG GCACTTGAAATTTTGACAGGATGCTATACTCTTGTTCAG GGGAACACTGTTACTGCTATGGGTTCATTTAAAGGTCTAAAACAAGTCCGAAGGGTGGTGGAAGACTGTATACAGAATAAAATGCATCCAGTATATCATGTCAAGGTGAATAGGCCGGCATTCTTTGATTCTACTCTAGCAAAACTGCATTCTTTAATGGTTGTAGATCTGTTGATTCTCCTTTTTCCTTTCAAGAGTAGACCTTAA